ATCATCTATCTTAGACAGTATTTAATAAGTGAAAAAGATTTAAGTATTTAGTTGGGTTTaacattatatatgtatattagacAATGTGGATAAACTATTACacatattaaattttcaattatgttatggaaaaaaaaatcaaacatttagttttttttcattaGAGTCTGTAACACTAACACTCACTTATTATAAcgattatatattatttgtcttTTTATTAAACGTTGGTGGATTGAGTCGGAAAATTAAAactgtatttaataattatgacaaattcttttaatttgagTCTTTTATATCTAGCACCCGGGAAGAATTaaagatttgtttttattttatttgttccaATTCAAGTctaaattttgtaattatatattatttatacctttttttttattatttgtgacCATTTGAAATTAGATGATGACATAAAATCCACGTGTTGTGTGCGGTATTTagcagggacggaaccaggacttaATGGTAGAGGGGGCTGAAGCCTaaaggcaaaataaaaaataaaaagtaaaaaaataatctaacaaaataattattttaaataaagaataatgtactaatataaccaaaatttgaatacacatattaaaaaaatataaagtataatttaaaattttgttattaccgatagaaaatatatgagattttcaataattcaacaaataagaatacatctcaagtttgtatttttttttaaatatggtaaaattgatcatcctcactacaaacaaccaaactgttgtttataaaaaaacttttgttgtttcactctagcatatatggtacattataatatatatgtatatatgttaggtctcatgatcaattcaaactttttttaaattactaaaatttgtatataagatttattttattaaaattttgaaataatagtaatttttaaatttaaaaataaaatgtgaaaaaaatgcaaaatttatatataagatttattttattaaaattttgaaataatagtaatttttaaattaaaaaataaaatgcactatgtgggatttgaacttgggCGGATGAAAAGACCCAAAACCTTATGGataaacccactaaccactcaagcacacccaTACTCCACACTTTTATATgtccaaatattgtattttacatgaaattaaatatagaaaaatcgaaaatcaccaaatcttatattgtttaaaaagtattttctccGGCACTgaggggggcttcagcccctgctagcccccccttggttccgcccctgGTATTTAGGATGGAGGACATATTAGTCattttaaatcttaaatttttaatataataatgaaaatttcaaaataactaTTCCATAGGTCTCGTTGTCACAAAGAATGTCATGTCGTCCTCAacatggaaaaaataattattataaaatttatattactcaaattcataaaactggattttttttaaatgaagaaaaCTCGAATTTCAAGGTTATTtcgcttttttttaataatttattttttaaaaataaatactaaaaaatccaaaaacaaatataaaattaatatttattttaatttatcattttttaaaatttaattcaattaagcattatcataaaaaaaagttatgccAAAACCTCTTATTTACCTTTGTGACTTACAAAGTAACGAGAGTTTAAATCTTCGTCGGAGGAATTAACTCAAAGTTAATAATAATGCATCCTCCACTCATGTGCACCCATGAGGTGAGGTTGTTCAATGAATTAACTCATGTGCACACGGCATTAATAACTTTATGACAACGACTCGAGcgtaaaataaaaatgagttcttaattttactttttttctttaatgttatttagtttcaatttttttgttttaacaaAATGTGAATAACTCGTTATGCATATGTATAAAATTAATGTCTCACACGGATATACACtaattttatatgaattatattcttattttatatgAGTTGATATTTAAACTTACTTCATCGACAAAACATAGACAATTAGAGATAACATATCGAGAGGTTGTTCGcaatttcaaattaataaaacaaaatatttccgaaattattattattattttttaagtgtttgttaatgtgtttttctttcaaattagtACGTAAACAAAAGCAACATataattacttttcttttttagaaactaaaaaaaaaaggaaaaaggctGAAAAAGAAACTCTCACACGCACATGTCCAGCTggacataaaaaagaaaaaaaattattatttatgtttatagcGTCGGGGTTCGAGTCACTTTTTCCGGTTCGAGTCTCACTCTGACGTTAATAAATCGACGGCGGCGAAGGTTCCACTTCCGTCCAAAGCTTCTTTTAAAAGCTCACACAACCCAACGTCTCTCTTTGTCCGTAGCAATAGCAATGGCATTTCTCGCAATTAACTCCCAACTTTGAGGGTATTATTTTCCCAACTCTATAGTAATAAACAAAAACGACACCCCttcaaaattcttttttatttttatttttttacattctcATACCAAAAAAAACCTCCTCTTATTCTGTTTTTGGACCCTTTTATTTGCAATCcattccttttaatttttaataataaaaaacacattatgaattattaaaatcaaGCCAACGGCTTTTGGGTCAATTGGCATCAAGTCCATTGCGTAAGGTGTTCATTTCGGGAAGGATCCAGGATCAAATTTCATAACCTACGCAAGATGAGGACACGTGGGTCGGTGTTAAGCTTTACTCCCCACACGTGCACATCCCTGGGTTCTGTGCTTTcgcctttttaaaaaaaaatcaaaaaaaaaaatattaaaatcaatatatataaggAATATGTTATTTGCGGACGTTAATAGAGTATCCGTAGAGAATaaataatatgagagagaaaaaaaaagacagtgAAAAATGAAGAGAGGTTGGATAATAGCATCCGAGGATTGTACCGAGTTAATTGGTTGGTTTTAAAAAGTTACTCTTAAAAAAAAGATGCAAATTGAGTTTAATGGCTGTGATTGCGTGAGTTACAATTGTTATGATAATTAGACAGTTGTGATGAAATTACCGTGCATCCCATATTATACTTTACTGTTCATAATTATTTGTCCACTTTTCACATGATTTTGTAGCCGTTGGATTCAAATCCCATATTATACTTTACTGTTCATAATTATTTGTCCACTTTTCACATGATTTTGTAGCCGTTGGATTCAAATCTAATAACTGAGAGATGAACATCTATAGAATTTTTAGCTAACTTAGTAAAAAACtgacacttatatatatatattaaaaaaatttaaaaaattcaatctttGCAATTTCTAATAAAGATGAGGTGTTATTTGTAAAAGAGATGGCAACATTAGAAAACTACAAACTAATAGATACCTGGTATCTCGACCGGCTGCTCCCGGTCGCTACGCTTGTTCCGACCCGGATCTCCCGGTCATGATCATTTAAATACACGTCACaccctttctttctctttcgaAACCCCAACCCCTCCTCACTCCTCCGGCGATCATCGGAGCTCCGACGTCTCTCGCCGCCGGCCTCCGGTGCCGTGCCGATCTGTGAGTCTCGCTCTGCTCTATAAGGGCTACTTCCCCTCGGTCTCTGCCTTGAAGACGGGTTTCGTGGAGTTCTCTCCTGTTCTCGACGGACGTGAGAGGGGTCGCCGGAGCTATGGCGAGCTACGCTTTTGCAGCGTTGCTGGAACGATGATTTGAGAAGTATGTGGGTTTTCTTACTCGATTTCGCTAAATGCtgtgaatttttgttttctttgttcttttgatTTGAGTGTTTGATGAGAATGAAGAGTGTCTGAAAACCCTAGCTTCGTTTTTCTAGGGTTTGACGCGTTGGTTGGTGTTAAAAGTGTGAGGAATTTGAGAATTTCTTGAAATCTTGGTGATAGTGAGTATAGGTTTAGGTGGGTTCGTGATCTTCGAGTTGAGCGGTGATCAGTTGATGGCGGGAGCGCCGAGAGTGAGGTCCATGAATATCGCCGATTTGGAGGTGAGGCCGGTGTTCGGACCGGCGGGGAACAACAGAGCGAAGTCAGTCGTCAAGAAGCCGGCTTCAAAGCCTACCCGAAAGGCTGGTGAAGCGAAAAAGGTCGTTGCTTTAGCTCCGGCGCCGACCATGGATCCTGCGGTTGATTCACCGCCTCTCTCGCCGGCTCTGAGCGCTCCCGCCGTGTTGAGAAGGCAGGAGCTTTTGCTACACTCCAACCTCTCACTCAATGCCTCTTGCTCTTCCGACGCTTCAACGGACTCATTCCGTAGCCGTGCGTCCACTGGGAGGATCGGCAGGCCGGGGTCCGCCGGCCGCTGGAAGCATAGTGGTCTGAAGCCGGAGAAGATAGTAGCAAAGCTGGAGAAGATCGTTCAAGATGGTGGTGCGATGCCTCAGCCTGAAGCCCGTCCTGGGAAGAGGAGGTGCGCTTGGGTCACGCCAAACACTGGTTAGTTTTCTCATGCCGATTTTACGATATggtgactttttttttctttctttctttttcttctttgaaaattgtggattttttaaaacaaattgagACAAAGAGACCAAAAtctgtggatttttttttttttagcaaattcACTTGAACGTGGGATTGCTTTATGAGGCACATGTAGGACAAGGCCATCAGTCTATCAAAGTTATTGTGGTCATTGGACTATTTAGTAGGACACTGTTTTTGATTATCCATGTCTGAAACAACGACATTAATGTGGTTCTTAAACTCCTGAACTAGACGTAGAACTGCTTGCATTTTCTGGCTGATTTGACATTGTTGCGTCTTCCACCCTGTTTTCAAGGATTAGAACTTCAAACTGGCTAAAATTGTCTTCTTACTGTTTTCCACCCTTGTTTTTAGGGATTAGGACTTCAAACTTTCTAAAATTGTCTTCTTACTGTTCCTCGGGGACAGCCTGGCCGCTTAAACGCACGCATTGCACCTTCAATCTTTTCAttccataaataaattaattactttGTCTGTTTACTTCCCTTGTGCTTGAAAAGATCCATATCCTCTTTCCCGTAATGCCATGGTATGCTGAAAATTTGTTCATAATCCATGTCTGTAACTActgttatttgtttattaaactCCTTCCTAAACTTGAACTGCttgtgttttcttgtttgtttgacGTGGCTTGgcctttatattttattcactGTGTCAGAGATATGGGCTTCTCACACTAGCTAAAATTGTCTTTTTACTGTGCAATTGGAGACATTAATCACACAAACCTCTTGTTCAATCTGCCACCTTTAAGCCATGTCGTGTTCTAGAGATTAACTACATTGTTTGTCTGACTCCTTTCCTTTTCCTCTAAAAGCTCAGTATCCTCTTTACTATAATACCATGATACGCTGAGCTGTTGATACTTAGTAGCAGTCGGTGGGATTTATGGGAGGCAactgtatatatttatttgtcataATGCCCtgtcattttgtttttggttgcCCATTGTTAATGTAAGTATGGATGTTACCAGAGTGTCAAATATGTTGTACTTAGATTCCATGAGTAAGTTTGTTTAGGTGTTCTGTGCCATAGATATACAACTACTGTTGGTGTTGTAACATTGATGTCTTAAACACTGAATGCTACTAAAATATTCATCTTGCTAAGAAGTTCACATGATTCTCAGTTGTAAAATGGTAGCGCAAACTGCATACTCATAAGCTTGTTCTATATGGATGGGTGTGAGTAAACTACAATTTTAAGCAACATATGAGAACCTGTACTCTTGTTAAGAGAAGAAATGGCAGGATATATTGTCTACAAGCTCTGGTTTATGATGAGCTGAATTACATTTTATAGAGACATAATAAACTGAAGCTGATAAATGCATAAATTACTCTCAGATCAAGTTTAGAGTTCTATGGAATTTTAGGATGTTATTAAATGTTTTCACTTATTCTGCGTGCTTATTTGTGGATTTGGATCTTTACAACATGACTTTACTTGCTTTGTGCCATAAGAAGTCCTGCATTGGCAAACCATCCTCTCTTCTATCTTCTTCTAATGATGCTAACAATTATCTTTTGTTACTTTATTGATTGCTAATAACTTGGCATTCTATGACCTTGTTCAATTAATGGAATTTAAACAAGGAACATTGTACATGTGTATGATTTGCATGTTGATAGTATATTAAGACATTTCATTTGGCTTCTGCTGTTTTTCGAACATAAATTATTGTGGACCTAGGAAGCAATTTTAGCTAGGAGGCTTGGACTAGTAGGATGCAAGAgacattataaacaattttaagATTTCTTTAATTACATCAAGTGGAATGAGTTTGATTCCTCTAGCAGCGGCCATAATTGCAAATTGTGATCAATATTTTTATCAGACCATCAACTATTAAGGCAGTTCTGTTCTATAGCGTGGAGGTGGGATTACTATTCTGTGTTTCTCTATAATGGTTATTGATAACTTACTATTTGCTATTGGTCTCTCAATTACATCGATTATGACTCTTATTTAGTATACAACATTGGCATAATACATATTTGATAATGATGCACATGCATTATAAGTTTTATGTCATTGGCAGCCATAATTTAAATAGGTTGTGATTGAGTAGTCATTCATCTTAATTATGTACAATGCATTCGATGATAATTAGCATATAATAAAAGTGCAGCAGGCTTCGACTTATATTTATAACCAATGCCTGTGGTTCTGAAGTACTCAGGAGGTTTGACCATATATGGACGTAGAGGTATGAATACCATTATGTAAAGATCTTGCCTACAAGGAAAGCTATATCTTTGCATTAAAATGGAAAGGAATAAGGCATTCTGTTCAGGGTATTGTAATGAGTAAGATGAAGGTGTTTTTGGGTTctacttaacaaattattactAAGACTGAAATAAACAATGGCCTTCGTAGAAACTGGAACAAGTTCATTGAGGCCAGCTTTAAATAGTTGGTCCGTGAGATTGATGCACTTCTTGATGCATCACTTCTTAATTCTGACATTTTCCATTCGGAGAGAATAAATTATTTAGCATATCAGTCTACTTCCTGGTCCTCGCTTTCCCTCCTTCAATAATCTCAGTTCATCTATTCTAACAGAACCATGCTATGCTGCCCTTCATGATGGAGAATGGGGTGTTCCAGTCCATGACGACAAGTATGCATCATTTATCCTTAAAACATgccatgttattattttattaaggtTGAACCAACACAGGATATTTCTGATACTCAATATCATACAGGAAACTCTTCGAGCTTCTTGTGCTATCAAGTGCACTGGCTGAGCTTACATGGCCTGCCATTTTGTGTAAAAGGCACATCTTTAGGTAACTCTCTAAGCCATAACAAAAACCCTCGCAAATTTACATTTTATGGATATTATCCCTCACTCGTTCCTTACGTGTGCTTTTCATTACAGGGAAGTCTTCATGGATTTTGACCCCATAGCAGTCTCCAAACTAAATGAGAAGAAGGTTATATCCCCAGGGAGCACTGCAAGCTCTTTATTATCAGAGCCAAAGCTACGAGCCATCATTGAAAACTCACGACAGATACTAAAGGTTCTTCCCTTTGTCCcagttcctttttttttttctcccatcATTATACTCTCTTCTCATGTTTGGTTGAGTGAAATAATTTCTATGTATGCTGATCAAAAGTACCTACAgaccttttgttttttaaaatcctaTCCTGTCCCTTGCCTTAGCACATGGATGATGCTAAGCTATCATCCTGTTTTCAGGACCACTGACTGAAATTATTCTACTCCTAACCATGAATATGATCAACtgctctttattattatttttttcttaatgtcaatGCAGATTGTAGATGAGTTTGGATCATTTGACAGATACTGCTGGGGCTTTGTCAATCACAAGCCAATCACAAACCGATTTCGGTACCCTCGCCAGGTCCCAGTGAAATCCCCAAAAGCAGACGTAATAAGCAAGGACCTGGTGAAGCGAGGTTTCCGTTGTGTCGGGCCAACGGTCGTTTATTCCTTCATGCAGGTTGCGGGTATTACCAATGACCATCTCATCAGCTGCTTCAGATTTGAAGAGTGTGTCCACAAGGCAACAATACCTGCAGTCTCCGCCGAGCTGGATGCTGCAGTCAATCTTCGAAAGGCCGAGGCAGGGATTGAAGTCATCGATTTGGAACTGTCAAAGGCTGTTAATGGTTTGAGCATTTCACTGCAAAATGgtttctaaagaaaaaaaaaaattgtaacatGTATTGAACTTGGTGAAGGGTAGTGCTACTGAGATCTACGgctaaatttcttatttatatcgGTGAAGAGGggaagaaaatgatgatgatgatggttgtCTGTGACTGTGCATAAAATTCATTGCAGACAGTGCAAGAGAATG
This portion of the Dioscorea cayenensis subsp. rotundata cultivar TDr96_F1 chromosome 3, TDr96_F1_v2_PseudoChromosome.rev07_lg8_w22 25.fasta, whole genome shotgun sequence genome encodes:
- the LOC120255962 gene encoding probable GMP synthase [glutamine-hydrolyzing] isoform X2, which produces MAGAPRVRSMNIADLEVRPVFGPAGNNRAKSVVKKPASKPTRKAGEAKKVVALAPAPTMDPAVDSPPLSPALSAPAVLRRQELLLHSNLSLNASCSSDASTDSFRSRASTGRIGRPGSAGRWKHSGLKPEKIVAKLEKIVQDGGAMPQPEARPGKRRCAWVTPNTEPCYAALHDGEWGVPVHDDKKLFELLVLSSALAELTWPAILCKRHIFREVFMDFDPIAVSKLNEKKVISPGSTASSLLSEPKLRAIIENSRQILKIVDEFGSFDRYCWGFVNHKPITNRFRYPRQVPVKSPKADVISKDLVKRGFRCVGPTVVYSFMQVAGITNDHLISCFRFEECVHKATIPAVSAELDAAVNLRKAEAGIEVIDLELSKAVNGLSISLQNGF
- the LOC120255962 gene encoding probable GMP synthase [glutamine-hydrolyzing] isoform X1; this translates as MSIGLGGFVIFELSGDQLMAGAPRVRSMNIADLEVRPVFGPAGNNRAKSVVKKPASKPTRKAGEAKKVVALAPAPTMDPAVDSPPLSPALSAPAVLRRQELLLHSNLSLNASCSSDASTDSFRSRASTGRIGRPGSAGRWKHSGLKPEKIVAKLEKIVQDGGAMPQPEARPGKRRCAWVTPNTEPCYAALHDGEWGVPVHDDKKLFELLVLSSALAELTWPAILCKRHIFREVFMDFDPIAVSKLNEKKVISPGSTASSLLSEPKLRAIIENSRQILKIVDEFGSFDRYCWGFVNHKPITNRFRYPRQVPVKSPKADVISKDLVKRGFRCVGPTVVYSFMQVAGITNDHLISCFRFEECVHKATIPAVSAELDAAVNLRKAEAGIEVIDLELSKAVNGLSISLQNGF